A segment of the Legionellales bacterium genome:
GACACCCTGCAATATTACTTTGATGGATCATTTAATGGCTGTAACAATTCTTCTCAACAATGAGTGTATTCATATCGATGATAGTGTGAGTATCGATGAATTTTTAACCCAGCTAAATCAATACAATCCTAATGCCATCGCCATAAAACTTAATAAAATGATTTTACCTCACCATCTTTATAAAACCACTATTTTGAAAGATCATGATAGCGTAGAAATTATTACACCGATCTCAGGCGGTTAATCTAAAATGATTCTAGACAATGAGAATACTCGCTACGCCAGACATTTTACATTACCAAATGTTGGAAAAGATGGACAAA
Coding sequences within it:
- the thiS gene encoding sulfur carrier protein ThiS → MMTPCNITLMDHLMAVTILLNNECIHIDDSVSIDEFLTQLNQYNPNAIAIKLNKMILPHHLYKTTILKDHDSVEIITPISGG